GTCGAGGAGTGGGGGGCTATCTCGCGCACTACGCGCACCCCGGGATTCTCCCGCTCGAAGAGCGCTATGGCCTCGTCCCATACCTCGGGCTGGTTGGGCTTCCACGAGACGAAACGAAGAAGCCGCGCGCCGTCCTCTCCCTCTGTGCAGCCGGCGGCCGCGATGAGCACGGACAGCGCCGGGACGAGGAGAGCGGCCCACTGGAAGACCGCCCGCATGGCGCAACTCACAGGCCTCACCTCCGGGCCGCCGGACCGGAGCAGACTCCGGGGGAAACTTCCCGTGTTTTTCATGGCGGTCCCCGGGAGGTTCGGCCCGCGCCAGGCGGGTCCTGTTACGCCTTTGCGGCCCGAACCTCCCGGGGACCGCCCCGCGGAATGCACCGCAGCTCTGAGAGCAAATAAGAGGCAGGCTCCGATTCATTACCATGAGGGAACCTTGTTGTAAAGGGTCATGGGCCCACGGTTCCCTCAGTGCAATAAATCAGAGTTTCCCCTGGATCAGCGTCCCTGAGTGAGCGAGACTATGCGGCCCCGCGTGAGGTCGTAGCACGACATCTCGACCTTGACGTCCACGCCGGGGAAGAGGTGGCGCGTTATGCGCCGCGAACGGCCGGCCACCCTCGCGAGCACCTGCTCGCCGTTTGCGAGCCTGACGGTATAGAAACTGTTGCCCTTGCTCTTCTCTATCGTGCCCTCTGTGACGACGAGGTCTTCTTTTCCCTGTTTCATCGCCGCTGTCCTCCGTTGTCGCCGCCTTGCGGACCCTTCGCAGCTCGCTGCGAAAAAGACCCGGCTCACCTTAGCCGGGCTCTTCTCCATCGGCGATCACTGCGCTCATGTTAACAGAGTCGCCCGAGATTTGCAAGCTTCTCTACGGACTTTCACGGCCGGGGAGGGCCGGCGCAACCAGGGGGGCGAAAGGGACACCCCTGCGGCAAGGCACCCCGCCGGTCAACACCCTTGACCGGGACCCTCCGGCCATGTTACCGTTCTTCCTCGACAATGCGCGTTCGCCGGGGAGGAAGCCCAGAGAGCCCTCCCCCGCAACTTCACCGAAACGTCCCGGGGTCTGATGGAGGCGCTGAGCGAGAAGAAGAACAGAGGCGCCGCAGCGCTTGCGGCGGCGCTCTTTGTGCTTGGGCTGACCGCCGTCGCCGGCGCCTGCACGCCCAACCATCCCTACCGGCCCGAAGAGCGGGGCGCCAACATCTTCTACACCAGCTTCGCCGAGCCGCCCAAGCACCTCGACCCGGCGCGCTCCTACAGCTCCAACGAGTACGACTTCCTCGCCCAGATCTACGAGCCTCCCTTCCAGTACCACTACCTCGACCGTCCCTACCGCCTCGTTCCCCTCTCGGCCGAGGAGGTGCCGCAGCCGGTCTACTACGACGCATCGGGCAAGGCGCTTCCGCCCGACGCGCCGGCCGGGCTCGTGGCCCGCGCCGTCTACGAGATAAAGGTGAAACGGGGGATCTTCTACCAGCCCCACCCGGCCTTCGCCCTCGACGAGGAGGGCCGTCCCCGCTACATGGACCTCACCGACGAGGACGTGGAAGACATAGAGGAGATCGGGGACTTCGAGCACACCGGAACGCGCGAGCTCACGGCCGACGACTTCATCTTCCAGATAAAGCGCCTTGCCGACCCGCAGCTCCACAGCCCCGTGCTCTCCATACTCGAAGAATACATCCTCGGCCTCTCGGAGTACGCACAGGCGCTGCGGGCCGAACTCGAGGAGACGAGAAAGAGGCGCAGGGAAGCGGCGGGGGCGGCCTACAACCGTCTCGCCGACGAGATGCGAAACCCCATACGCCTCGATTACGACAAGTTCGAGCTCCCGGGGGTGGAGAAGGTCGACTCCCACACCTACAGGATAATACTCAAGACCAAGTACCCCCAGTTCCTCTACTGGCTCGCCATGCCGTTCTTCTCGCCCGTGCCCCGGGAGGCCGTGCGATTCTACAAACAGGGTCCTCTCCAGGAGCGAAACATCACCATAGACCGCTTCCCCGTCGGCACGGGCCCCTACCGCATTGAGACCTACAACCCCAACATGGAGATAGTGCTCGCAAGGAACGAGAACTTCCACGGCGAGAGTTACCCCGGAACCGGCGAGGTAGGCGACGGCGCGGCGGGACTGCTCGACGACGCGGGCAGACCGCTTCCCTTCGTGGACCGCATAGTCTTCAAGCTCGAAAAGGAGGCCATCCCCCGGTGGAACAAGTTCCTCCAGGGCTACTACGACAACTCCGGCATCACGTCCGACAGCTTCGACCAGGCCGTTACACTCACGGCCGAGGGCAAGGCCGCGCTCACGGGCTTCATGAAGGACAAGGGCATACGGCTCATCACGTCGGTGCGGCCCTCGACCTACTACATAGGGTTCAACATGCTCGACGACGTGGTGGGCGGCTACGGCGAGGAGAAACGGAAGCTGCGCCGCGCCATAGCCATCGCCCTCGACTACGAGGAGTACATCGAGATATTCAACAACGGACGCGGCATCCCGGCCATGGGCCCCCTGCCGCCCGGCATCTTCGGCTACATCGAGGGCCGCGAGGGGATCAACCCCTACGTCTACGACTGGGACGAGCAAAGGGGCGCGCCGGTGCGCAAGTCCATCGACGAGGCCAGAAGGCTGCTGGCCGAGGCCGGATATCCCGGCGGCCGCGACAGGGAAGGAAGACCCCTCATCATCACATTCGACAACGCCTGGACCGGCCCGGACTCGGCCTCGCTCATCAACTGGTACATAAACAGGCTCAAGCTGCTCGGCATCCAGCTCGAGAACCGCACGACCGACTACAACCGCTTCCAGGAGAAGATGCGCAAGGGCAACTTCCAGATCTTCAGCTGGGGATGGAACGCCGACTACCCGGACCCGGAAAACTTCTTCTTCCTGCTCGTCGGCGCAAACGGCAAGGTGAAACACCAGGGCGAGAACGCGGCTAACTACGAGAACCCGGAGTTCGACAGGCTCTTCGACGAGATGAAGGCCATGGAGAACTCGCCGCGGAGACTGGAGATCATAAGACGCATGACCGATATCGTGCGCCGCGACGGCCCCTGGGTATGGGGCTTCCACCCCGTGGCCTTCTCGCTCGTCCACGGCTGGGTGGGCAACGTCAAGAGCAACCCCATGGCCAACAACACGATGAAGTACATAAAGATCGACGGCAGGGCGCGCGAGGAGCTGCGCTACAGGTGGAACCGCCCCAACCCCTGGCCCCTGGCGGCCGCGGCGGCCGTCCTCGTGGCGGGGTCGCTTCCGGCCGTGCTGTCGGTGAAGAGAAGGATGGGGCTCTGAGAAGATGCTTGCCTACATCATAAGACGCATACTCTACGCCGTTCCCATAATCATAGGCGTAAACCTCCTGACGGCGCTTCTCTTCTTCTACGTCAACACGCCCGACGACATGGCGCGCAAGATACTGGGCGAAAAGCACATAACCAGGGAGGCCATAGAGAACTGGAAGCGCGACAACGGCTACAACCTGCCGCTCTTTGTGAACACCGCCGAGTCGGGACTCGCCGTCGTGACCCAGACCATCTTCTTCCAGAAGTCGGCGCCGCTTCTGTGGTTCGACTTCGGGAAGTCGGACCGCAACAACATCGACATAGGCGCGGAGATAAGAAAACGGATGTGGCCGAGCCTTAAGATATCGATCCCCATCTTCATAATCGGCATCCTCACCAACCTCACCTTCGCCATGATAGTGGCCTACTTCCGCGGCACCTACCTCGACGTCTGGGGCGTGGTGCTCTGTGTCGTCATGATGAGCATATCGGCGCTCTTCTACATCATAGGGGGCCAGTACCTGCTCGGCAAGGTCCTCAGGCTCTTCCCCATATCGGGCTACGACACGGGGCTATTCTCGGTGAAGTTCGTCGTCCTGCCCGTCATAATAGGCATAATAAGCTCGCTGGGCGGAGGCGTGCGTTTCTACAGGACGGTCTTCCTCGAGGAGATAAACAAGGACTACATAAGGACCGCCAGGGCCAAGGGACTCTCCGAGGGGACCGTGCTCTTCAAGCACGGCCTCAAGAACGCCATGATACCCATACTGACCAACGTGGTCGTCTCCATACCGTTCCTCTTCTACGGAAGCCTGCTGCTCGAGGCCTTCTTCGCCATACCGGGTCTGGGCAGCTTCACCATAGACGCCATCCAGTCCCAGGACTTCGCCATAGTGAGGTCCATGGTCTACCTGGGCTCCATACTCTACATCGCGGGACTCGTCATGACCGACATAAGCTACACGCTCGTGGACCCGCGCGTAAGGCTCCAGTAGGTGTCGTCCATGCCCGTAGTGCTCGCTACAGACATGATAGTATTCGTCCTCTTCGCCGTGCTCCTCTACATGGCCGTCGCGGGACGTTCGAGCGAGCGTCTGCGCGAGCTCTGGTCCGATCTGCGAAGGAACAGGCTCGCCGTGATCTCCATGGCCGTACTCTCGCTCTACGCCCTCGTGGCTCTGGCCGACTCCATAAGGTGGCGCGACCCCGTGCTCGATGAAGAGGGAAGGCCCGCGGTGAGCGCCCAGGGCGATCCCATATACAGCCCCCAGGCCCTCTCGCTCCTGGACCGCATGCTCTGGAAGCTCAGGGTCAACAGGGAAAAGACCTTTTCGGCGCCCCTGGCGACCCGTCTGTTCGTAAAGGAGACGATGAAGCTGCCCGACGGCACGCTCGTGCGCGACTATCCGCCGCTCAGGCACCCGCGAAGCCACCTGCTCGGCACCGACAAGGTGGGCTCCGACGTGCTCCTTGCGGCCGTCAAGGGCATAAGGACCGGTGTCGTCATAGGCACGGGCGCCACCCTCCTCATGATCCCCTTCGCCATACTCTTCGGCGTCACGGCGGGCTACTTCGGCGGCGTCATCGACGACGTCATCCAGTACATATACACAACGCTCGCCTCCATCCCCTCGGTGCTCCTCATCGTGGCCTTCATGCTCATATTCGGCACCGAAGGCTACCAGGGTGGGCTCATAACGGAGAGGGACATATACCTCGGCTTCTTCGTCCCCTTCGACCGCCTCTTCTGGCTCTGCATCATCATGGGGGTGACGTCGTGGACCGACCTGTGCCGTATCATAAGGGGGGAGACGCTCAAGCTGCGCGAACTGGAGTACGTGCAGGCGGCCAGGGCCTTCGGCGTGCGCAACGCCACCATCCTCTACCGCCACATAGTGCCCAACGTGATGCACCTGGTTCTCATAACCATGGTCCTCCAGTTCAGCGGCCTCGTGCTCGCCGAGGCCATACTGAGCTACCTGGGCATAGGCGTGAGCCCCGAGATGGGGAGCTGGGGCAACATGATCAACACGGCCCGCCTCGAGCTGAGCCGCGAGCCGGTCGTATGGTGGAACCTCACGGCGGCCTTCATCTTCATGTTCGGCCTCGTGCTTCCGGCCAACATCTTCGGCGACGCCGTGCGCGACGCCCTCGACCCGCGTCTGCGCGGCGGAAGGCTTTGAGCAAACTCCGCTCTGCCTCGCCATGAGGCGGCCTTCCTCTTGCCGCCGTTGCCCCGAGGGGGCGGTCCCCCGGCACAGCCCCCCAGAGGCAGCCGGCGCGGGCAGCCTGGGGGAAACTTTCTGAAGAAGGGCCATAGGCCCACGTTTCCCCCAGACCCCTTCAAAGACTTTTAACTTGGGCCTAAGAACCTCGCCTCCTTGGACGATCACGAGAGCCGACGCGGCTCGAAGAGCAAATTACTGGAAGAGCGGGTCCTTGAGGATACGGATATGTCCCATCTGAGAAATGAAGATACGGCGCCGGTGATCGAGGTAAGGGATCTCAGGACCTACTTCAGGACACCCGCCGGTACGGCAAAGGCCGTGGACGGCGTCTCCTTCTCCATAAGAGAGGGCGAGACCTTTGCGCTCGTCGGCGAGTCGGGCTGCGGCAAGTCGGTGACGGCCCTCTCCATAATCCAGCTCGTCGCCGAGCCCGCGGGCTTCATAGCGGGGGGCGAGATACTGCTGCGGGGACGCAACATCGTAAAGCTGCCGGAGACCGAGAAGCGCAGGATACGGGGCAACGACATCTCCATGATCTTCCAGGAGCCCATGACCTCGCTCAACCCGGTCTTCACCATAGGCGAACAGATAGCCGAGTCCGTGCGGCTCCACCAGGGCAAGAGCCGCCGCGAGGCGAGGGCGGCGGCCGTGGAGATGCTCGGCAGGGTGGGGCTTCCCGACCCCGGCGCCCTCTACGACGAGTATCCCCACAGGCTCTCGGGGGGGATGCGCCAGCGGGTTATGATAGCCATAGCGCTGGCCTGCAGGCCCGAGCTCCTCATAGCCGACGAACCCACCACCGCCCTGGACGTGACGATCCAGGACCAGATACTGGGGCTCATAAGGGAGCTCCAGCGCGAGCTCCGCACGGCCGTGCTCCTCATAACCCACAACCTCGCCGTCGTCTACCGCAACGCCGGCCGCGTGGGCGTCATGTACGGCGGGAAGATGGTGGAGACGGCCTCCACGGCGGCGCTCTTCAGAAACCCCCTCCACCCCTATACGCTCAAGCTGCTTCGGAGCGTGCCGGGGGCCGACAAACGGGGCGCGGCACTCGACACCATACCGGGCAGCGTCCCGCCGGCCACCGACTTCCCGCCGGGCTGCCGCTTTTCCGGCCGCTGCCACCGCGAGATGAAGGGCTGCGCCGCGGCGGAGCCGCCGCTCGTGGAGGTCGAGCCCGGCCACAGTGCGGCCTGCCACCTCTACGACCGCTCCTTCATGGCCTCTCCCGCGGCCGAGCCCGTGGGCCGCGGGACCGGGGAACCGGCGCCTGCGCCCGTAAACATCCCATTCGCCCGGCGTGACACACTCCTCGAGGTGAGGGGGCTCAGGACCTACTACGCCATAAGGAAGGGACTCTTCAAGCGTGTCGTAGGCCACGTCAGGGCCGTGGACGGCATAGACCTCACGGTGCGCAAGGGCTCGACGCTTGCGCTCGTGGGGGAGTCGGGATGCGGCAAGACGACGGCCGGAAAGTCCATACTGCGGCTCATCGAACCCACGGCCGGCTCCATACGCTTCAAGGGCCGCGAACTGACGGGGCTTTCGCCGGCGCAGCTGCGCCCCTACCGCAGCCTCCTCCAGATAATCTTCCAGGACCCCTACTCCTCGCTCAATCCCCGCATGAAGGTGGGCGACATAATCGAGGAGGGGCTGAAGTCACTGAAACCGGAGATGGACAGGACGGCGAGGCAGGCGAAGGCGGCGGCCGTCATGGAGCGCGTGGGGCTCTCGCCGGAGATGGCCAGGCGCTACCCCCACGAGTTCTCCGGCGGCCAGCGCCAGCGCATAGGCATAGCCAGGGCCCTGGCCGTGGACCCCGAGTTCATCGTATGCGACGAGGCCACGAGCGCGCTCGACGTATCGGTGCAGGCCCAGATACTCAACCTCCTCAAGTCCATCCAGCGCGAGCTCGGCCTCTCCTTCCTCTTCATAACCCACGACCTCGGCGTAGTCGAATACATAGCCGACGAGGTGGCCGTCATGTACATGGGAAAGATCGTCGAGCGGGGGGCTACGGAAGAGATATTCGCCGCCCCCCGTCACTCCTACACCAAGACCCTCCTTGCGGCCGTGCCGAAGATAGGGGGAGCGGAGCGCGCCGCCGACGCGGACTCGTGAGCCCTGCCGTGCCGGCGGCTGAAGATCCCGCGGGGGCCTAAAAAAGAACCGGTATCTGCCGATAAGAAGCCATGGCGCGGCCTTTTCCCCTGCGGCCCTCGAAAGCACAGACACCGGGAGAGACGATGAAGAGGATAACCGGCGACCTCTCGCTCATGCACCTTACGGAACTCGCCCAGTGGGCGGACATGAACTCCAAGACCGGCACGCTCACCATCTCAAACGGCGGCGTATCGAAGAAGTTCTATCTCCAGGAGGGGAAGATCATCTACGTGGCCTCGGGCAAGAGCGGCGAGAGGCTCGGCGAGATACTGGAGGACCGCAATGACGTGGACGCCGAGGCCGTGCGCCGGGCCCTCGAAGTCTCGCGCAGCCTCGGCGTGCCCTTCACGGGTCATCTCATCTCCGAAGGGATCGTCGACATGGCGGGGCTCGAAGCGGCCCTGGTCCAATGCGCCGAGGTCGCCTTCACCGACGCCCTCCACTGGGAGAACGGCACCTTCGAGTTCACTGACGAGGTGCCTGCCGAGGTGGACGACGGTCCCATCAAGCTCAACACCTCTTTCGTGCTCTTCGAGTCGGTGCGCCGCTTCGACGAGGCGAGGAAACGGGTGAGCGACGAGGGGCGGGAGTTCATGGAGCAGCTCCGCGCCGGCCTCGACGAGGGGAGCATCGAGCTCCCTCCGGTGCCCGACATCATGACGAAGATCCACGACATCATGAGGCGCGACGATGCGCCGGTCCGGGAGATAGTGAAGATAATCATGGCCGACCAGATACTCACCTCGAGGCTTCTCCGCGTCGTCAACTCGGCCTTCTACGGCCTCTCCGGCGAGGTGACGTCGCTGCAGCAGGCCGTCGTCTACCTGGGCTTCAAGGCGGTGCTCGGCATCGTGACGGTCCACACCATGAGCGCCGCGACGGCCGCCAACGAGCGCAAGGTGAAGGATGTGCTGCGACACAGCCTCCTTTGCGCCTTCATCGCAAGACGCCTGGCCGAAAGTCTCCGCCTCGACCCGGAAGAGGCCTTTGTCTGCGGGCTCCTCCACGACATAGGCAAGACCCTGCTCTTCAGCCTCAAGGGTCTCGACTGGATCGACGACGACGATATGGACGAGATCGCCGCGCTCTTTCACTGCGAGGCCGGAGGGTTGCTGGCCGCCAGGTGGCGTTTTTCCGATGTGGTGAAGGAGGTGATCGTCCACCACCATGCCCCGGAGAAGACCCCCTCGGAGAGCGCCATGGTGGAGACGGTCTTCCTTGCCGACGCCATGGCCAACGGCAGGGATACGAGCGACACCGCGCTGCGGCTGCGCTCCATAGAGGTCGAGGAGGCTTCGCTGAAGTCGATAGGAGACGAGATGGCCTCGATGAGGGAGATGGTGAACGCCGTCATATGAACCGCCGCATCCCGCACCCACCCCCGCCACACCTCCCCTCCCCCCCACCCACGCCGGGGTTGACCGGGAACGGCGAAACGTTTATAATATCACTGTCGGCGGGACAATCAACAGGTGCTTCCTGAACAATACAGAACGAAACAAGGGAGGTCTTTACATGGGTGACTGCGGAAGCTGCTCTGACGGCGTAGGCGGGCCTTTCTCGGAAGGGCTCGAGCTCGTCGAGTTCGTATACAACGCTCACGGCGGGGCCGTGGCCGGCGCCCCCATACCGAACGGGGGACTCGAAGTGGAGTGCCACGGCTGCGGCGAGCGGTTCCAGATGACCACTTTCGTCTTCAAGTGCCCCAAGTGCGGCGGAGTCCACGCCGTATCGCCGCCGCGCTGCCACGACGCCGCCAACGTCCAGTTCGCCGGCAAGGGCTACAAGCTGCCCGAAGACCGGTAGAAGGAAGCGGCCTTCCGGCCGGCAAACACAAAAGGGGCTTCAACGGCCCCTTTTTTCATGGCCGACGGCCGATTGCCCCCACGGGCCCTTGCGCCGCCGGGAAGTTTCAGGCGGGCGGCCCGCCGCCCGGCCCTTTGAGAACTCCGATGGCGCTGTTGAGCTCGGCGTGGCTTCCGAGCAGAACCACTATGTCGCCCTCCCCTACTACGAAGTCGGGCGGCGGGTTTGTCCTGGCCTCTCCCTTCCTCACCACGGCCATGACCGTGGCGCCCGTGAGCCTCTTTAGATCGATCTCGCCTATGCTCTTGCCCGCCGCGGCGCTCTTTTCGTCCACGTAGAAGGTGTCCATCACACTCGCCTCGAGGACCCGGGTGAGCTCGGCCATGGCTTGGCTCGACATGGAGGGGTTTCTCAGCATGGCGTACCCCTCTTGGCGCACCAGGTCTATCTGGTTCTGTATGATGTTGGCCGGAACGCGGTAGTCCCTGAGCACCCTGGCGAAGATCTCCACGGAGGTCTCGAACTCCTCGGGTATGACCTGGTTTGCCCCGAGGCGGCGCAGCTCCTCCACTTCCTTTATGTAGCGCGTCCTCACGAGTATGGAGAGGTTGGGGTTGAGGTCACGGGCGCTCTTGACGATGCGCCGCGTGGAGAGGGGGTCGTCTATGGCCACCACCAGCATCTGGGCCTTCTCTATGCCCATGCGCCTTAGCATCTCCGGGTGGCTGGCGTCGCCGTAATAGGCACGGTGGCCCGCCTTCTTGGCCTCGCGCACGCGCTCGGGGCTCATGTCCATCACGAGGTAGGCAATCCCCACTTCCTTCAACACCCGCGCGAGGTTGCGGCCGTTGAGACCGTAACCTATTATCACGACGTGGTTGGAGAGCGAGGCCATGCGACGCCGTCCCTCGGCCGAGGCGCCGGCCGCGACGGTGCCGAGAAGACGGGCCGCCGAGAGCGCCGCGGCCGGCGCCCACTGGAATACGAAGGGAGTGGCGGCCATGGTCATTATGGAGACGGCCAGAAGCGTCTGGTATGCGCCGCTGCTCAGTATGCCGTAGTCACGGCCGAGCTTCATGAGTATGAACGAGAACTCACCGACCTGGGCGATGCTCAGGCCGACGATTATGGAGAGCCTCAAGGGGTTTCGCAGCATCTGCCCCACGGCGATGACGATGAAGGCCTTGACGGCCATTACGGCCGCGGCCAGCAGCACCAGTGAGCCCACGTTGTCGAGGAAGTAGCGCGCGTCGAGGAGCATGCCCACCGATATGAAGAAAAGGCTCGCAAAGGTGTCCCTGAAGGGAAGGACCTCGGCCACTATCTGGTTCGAGTACTCGGACTCGGAGATGACAAGGCCGGCGATGAAGGCGCCCATGGCGAGAGAAAGCCCGGCCTCGAAGGCCACCCACGCCGACCCGAGGCATACGAGCACGATGGTGAGGATGAAGACCTCGCGGTTTCTGAGCCTGGCCACATGGTGGAAGAGCGCGGGTATGAGGTACGATGCCGCCGCTATTATGGCGGCTATCATGACGAGGGCCGTTGCCAGCCCCCTGAGCAGCGCGAAGGCGGAAGTCCCCCCCTGCTCCCCCATGCCCTGGACGACCATGACCATGAGCACCACGCAGATGTCCTGGAAGAGCAGTATGGCCACCGACTGGTTGCCGTGCGACGAACTCGCCTCGCCGGAGTCGACGAGCAGCTTCAGCACGATGGCCGACGACGAGAGCGCCACGGCAAAACCGATGACGAGCGCCGCCGGGGTGTCGAGACCGAAGGCCGTCGCCGCGGCAAAGGCCACGGCCATTGTGACCGTCACCTGCAGCCCGCCGCCGAGCAGAGCGGCCCGGCGTATGCTCAGAAGCTTGGTGAGCGAGAACTCGATGCCGATGGTGAAGAGAAGCAGGACGATGCCGATCTCGGCGAGCATCTCGACCTCGCCGTGGGTGGTGACAAGTCCCAGGCCGGAGGGGCCGATGATGATGCCCGTGACGAGAAAACCGATTATCGTGGGCAGGCCCGCCCTGGCGAAGAGGATGCTGATGGGCACCGACACCGCCATGAGCACGGTTATGTCGTGTAAGAGGGGAATGCCTTCCAATGGGTCTCCCTGTGCGCCGCCCATGAAGGCGGGCGGAACGGACGGCCGGGGGGATCAGCCGCCGCCCTTGTCGGCCTTGTCCGCGCCGCCTCCCCCCCCTTCGGGTCTTCCGCCTTCAGCCCCGCCCCCTTCGGCCCCGCCTCCGGGAGAGCCGGATTGCCGCCGGTCGGAGGACTCCTGCTGCGACTCCTTCTGCTCCATGCGCTGCTTAACAAGCGCTATCTCGTCCTCCACCCTCGCCGTCTCCTCCTCGAGACGCCTTATGTCGTCGATTATCCTGCGCACCTCCGTGTTGGAGAGCGGATTCTCCCAGGGAGGTCCGGCCATGTCGTATACCATGCCGCCAAGATCGGCGAAACGCTTCTCCACCTCCCTGTGGAGCGCATAGGCCCGGTAACGGAGCTTGCCTATCCTGGCGTACTCCTCACCCTTCTCGGCCGCTATCTTGGCGCCGTCCTTGACAGCCTCCCAGCCTTCCTCCACAGCCTTTGCAAGGTCGTCCCTCACCTTGTCCCAAAATCCCGACATGACACCCCCTCCTTTTTTAAAGGAAATTCTGAATTATTCCACTGAGGGAACCTTTTTGTAAAAAGGTTCCCTCAGACTCCCTCCAAAAACTTTCAACGCCCCGCGGGTCTTCTCGATTTTGCAAGCAAAATCGAGAAGACCCGCGGGGAATTGAAAGTCTTTGAAGGGGGTCCGGGGGAAACTTTCTACAGAAAGTTTCCCCCGGTGAAAAAATCAGAATTTCCTTTAAGGATATAAAGCGGGGTATCTTCTGTCAAGCAATTAAGCCTGCGGTTGGTTTTGGCGAAAGGTCTTTACAAGGGCCTGGGGCTTGAGTATACTGTAGTCTAAAAAATCCGGGGAGTTACGAAGTGGGGGAAGTAATAGACGGCAAGGCTGTGGCAAGGGGTGTGAAGGAGAGGCTCGGCGATGAGGTTCGGCGGATGAAGCGGGAGTGCGGTTTCGTGCCCGGGCTGGCCGTCATCCTTGTGGGCGAGGACCCGGCCTCTCAGATATATGTTAGAAACAAGGGCCGTGCCTGCGACGAGGTGGGCATACGGTCCATGAAGTACACGCTCGACGCCGATAGCGGGCAGGACGAGCTCGTTGGGCTCATCTCGGACCTCAACAGCGACAGCTCGGTGCACGGCATACTGGTGCAGCTTCCCCTGCCCGGTCACATGGACGAGGACGCGGTGATAGAGGCCATCTCGCCGGACAAGGACGTGGACGGCTTCCATCCCTACAACGTCGGCAGGCTGCTTGTCGGGAGTCCGGTGCTCGAGCCGTGCACGCCGCTTGGCATCATGAAGCTCATCGACTCGACCGGCGTTGACCTGGAAGGCAGGGAGGCGGTGGTCGTAGGTCGCAGCAACATCGTCGGCAAGCCGGCGGCCGTGATGCTGCTGCGCCGCAACGCGACGGTGACCATCTGCCACTCGCGCACCCGTGACATAGCCGCCAGGGTCGCCTCGGCCGACGTGGTCGTCGCCGCCGTTGG
This DNA window, taken from Deltaproteobacteria bacterium, encodes the following:
- the folD gene encoding bifunctional methylenetetrahydrofolate dehydrogenase/methenyltetrahydrofolate cyclohydrolase FolD translates to MGEVIDGKAVARGVKERLGDEVRRMKRECGFVPGLAVILVGEDPASQIYVRNKGRACDEVGIRSMKYTLDADSGQDELVGLISDLNSDSSVHGILVQLPLPGHMDEDAVIEAISPDKDVDGFHPYNVGRLLVGSPVLEPCTPLGIMKLIDSTGVDLEGREAVVVGRSNIVGKPAAVMLLRRNATVTICHSRTRDIAARVASADVVVAAVGRPEFVRGEWIKPGAVVIDVGINRTAEGKLVGDVQFDEARERASYITPVPGGVGPMTIAMLLHNTVDAARRSAGLCGV